TGTTTGATGGCGGTCTGGAACTGTTTGTCTCTGGCGACCAGCTTCTGAAAGGTGCAGCCCTGAATGCTGTGCAAATCGCTGAATACATGCAGGCCAAAGGGGCATTGCCCACCCCTGAAACTGTAGCGCTGTAAACTTTTGTAAGTTTGGCTTTTAAACCTCACCTCCGTTTCCCGTAATTTGGAGAAACGGAGGTGTTTCACATGCAACGCAGGAACTCACTTGTTTTGGGACTGGTTTTGCTGGCATCTTGCAGTTTTGCAGCGGATTACCGCTTGCAAAAGGTGGCAGAGGGCTTCAATCAACCGCTCGGGGTGGTCAGTGCTCTGGACGGAACCGACCGCCTGTTTGTGGTGCAGCAAGGGGGCTTGGTCCGCATTGTCCAGAATGGAAAAGTGCTTCCAGAGCCTTTTCTGGACGTGCGTTCCCTGACCCGCGCTGGCGGAGAACGGGGTTTGCTTGGGCTGGCTTTCGCACCGGATTTCAAGAAGTCCGGTTATTTTTTCATCAATTACACCGACCGCAATGGAGACACCCAGATTGCACGTTACAAAGTGGGCAACAACCCCAATGAGGCAGATCCCAAAAGCGCCCAGAAGGTGCTGAGCGTTGAACAACCTTACGCCAACCACAATGGGGGCCACCTGGCTTTTGGCAAGGACGGTTACCTGTACATCGGTCTGGGAGACGGGGGCTCAGGTGGAGATCCCCAGAACAATGGCCAGAACATGAACACCTTGCTGGGCAAGATGCTGCGTCTGGACGTGGGTTCCTTGCCTTACAAGGTGCCAAAGGACAATCCCTTTGTGGGCAAAGACGGCAAAGATGAGATCTGGGCTTACGGCCTCCGCAACCCCTGGAAGTACAGTTTTGACCGCCAGACCGGAGACCTCTGGATCGCAGATGTGGGTCAAAATGCGCTGGAAGAGGTGAACTTCCAGAAGGCCAATTCCAAGGGTGGTGAAAATTACGGCTGGCGTTTGATGGAAGGCAACCAGTGCTACAACCCGTCTGACAACTGCGACAAAGGGAATCTGGTCAAACCGGTCCATGTGTATCCCCGTTCTGAAGGGGTCTCCATCACTGGAGGGGTGGTGTACAGAGGCAAAGCCCTTGCAGACCTGAAAGGCACGTACCTGTTCGGGGATTTTGGCACCGGTAAACTGTGGGGCCTGACCTCCTCTGACAACAAGTGGAGCAACAAACTGCTGATCAACACCGGAATGCAAATCAGCAGTTTCGGTGAAGACGAGGACGGCGAGGTGTACCTCACCGATTACAATGGAGCCCTTTACAAGCTTTCAAAGTGAAGGCTTGAGGCTTCCAGAGATCCACGCCAGATACTTTTCGCTGCCCTGTGCAATGTCCAGAGCCACCACCTCTGGGGTGTCGTAAGGGTGCAATTCCAGAATGCGCTGCTGCAAGGCAGCGTATTTTGCGGTTTCGGTTTTGATGACCATCAAGACCTCCTGATCCTGTTGGATCTCCCCTTCCCAGTGGTAAAGGCTGAGGATTTGCGGGATCAGGTTGATGCAGGCACACAGGTGCTCCTCAAGCAAAGTGCGGGCCAGAGGCTGTGCCACCTCCATGCTCGGGGTGGTGACCAGAACGATTTGATGGGAGGTCATGATTTGAGTATAGAATTCATGCGAAACATCAAAGGCCAAGATCATGGCCTTTGATGGAGATGTCTTTGTCTCAGCCCACCTCACGCCCGAGTTGCTCCAGAAACCCACGCATCACCACAACCCTCCTCTCCCCTTCTTCCCGGGCCGCCTGTGTGTGCATTTGCCCGGGAAGTTTGAACAGTTTCAGGTAAAAGTGGTCGATGGTGTAGGTCAGGTCGTCATGCTCCCGGTGGTGTCCAAACGGGTCTTCTGGGTGGTACAGCGCACGTCCCATGCTGCCCCCGAGCATCAGGCACCTTGCGATGCCGATGGCTCCCAGAGCGTCCAGACGGTCTGCATCCTGCACGATTTTGGCTTCCAGTGTCTCTGGGGCAATGCCTGCTGAGAAACTGTGGGCATGAATGGCATGGTGGATGGCTGGAAAAAAGGATGCCGGATGGCCCATTTTGGACAGGTGTTCGATGGCCTGATCTGCTGCCAGTCTGGATGCCTGTTTGCGCAGGGGGGAATCCTTGGGCACAATCACGCAGTCGTGAAGCCATGCAGCAGGAACCACCACCTGCAAATCGGCGTTTTCTTGCAAGGCAAGCTTTTTGGCGCTGAGCACCACCCGTTGGATGTGCTCAAGGTCGTGTCCAGCATCAAACCGGGCATGTTCAAAAAGGCAGGCTTTGAAACGTTCTTCCCACACACTGAGGTCTTGAGGCATGCCTTGCAGTATATCCAGAGTCACAGCACACCCCTGCTCTGGGTGCTGTGGGCACTGCCGAAATGGGCCTCGAACAGTTCCGCATTGCGCATCTCGGTCTGGCGGTCAAGTTGCCCCACAAAGCCCACAGGGGGATCACCGTCCAGAAGGGTTTGTACACCTGCCAGAATGGCGGCTTGCACCAGATAAATGTAGGGTCCCACCTCTGCCCCATGGATGAAATTCACGGCGTTGCCGTGGTTGCCAAAGTGCAAGGTGCGTTCACCAAAGCGCACACGGCTGAAATGGGCTTCCCTCTGGATGCTGTCGCAGCGCTGAAAAAGCAATGGATCGAGTTCATCGTCTGCCGAAGTCACCGAGAACACATAGCTGTGCCCTTTGAGGTGATGGGTGTCCTGCACGGTCAGGGCTTGATTGCCTGTGGCACAGAAAAACAGGTCGGTGGCTTGCAGCAGGTCCATGCGGTTTCGCACCCGATGATTGATGC
This DNA window, taken from Deinococcus misasensis DSM 22328, encodes the following:
- the cutA gene encoding divalent-cation tolerance protein CutA, which produces MTSHQIVLVTTPSMEVAQPLARTLLEEHLCACINLIPQILSLYHWEGEIQQDQEVLMVIKTETAKYAALQQRILELHPYDTPEVVALDIAQGSEKYLAWISGSLKPSL
- a CDS encoding PQQ-dependent sugar dehydrogenase, which produces MQRRNSLVLGLVLLASCSFAADYRLQKVAEGFNQPLGVVSALDGTDRLFVVQQGGLVRIVQNGKVLPEPFLDVRSLTRAGGERGLLGLAFAPDFKKSGYFFINYTDRNGDTQIARYKVGNNPNEADPKSAQKVLSVEQPYANHNGGHLAFGKDGYLYIGLGDGGSGGDPQNNGQNMNTLLGKMLRLDVGSLPYKVPKDNPFVGKDGKDEIWAYGLRNPWKYSFDRQTGDLWIADVGQNALEEVNFQKANSKGGENYGWRLMEGNQCYNPSDNCDKGNLVKPVHVYPRSEGVSITGGVVYRGKALADLKGTYLFGDFGTGKLWGLTSSDNKWSNKLLINTGMQISSFGEDEDGEVYLTDYNGALYKLSK
- a CDS encoding HD domain-containing protein, with translation MPQDLSVWEERFKACLFEHARFDAGHDLEHIQRVVLSAKKLALQENADLQVVVPAAWLHDCVIVPKDSPLRKQASRLAADQAIEHLSKMGHPASFFPAIHHAIHAHSFSAGIAPETLEAKIVQDADRLDALGAIGIARCLMLGGSMGRALYHPEDPFGHHREHDDLTYTIDHFYLKLFKLPGQMHTQAAREEGERRVVVMRGFLEQLGREVG